One genomic window of Manihot esculenta cultivar AM560-2 chromosome 16, M.esculenta_v8, whole genome shotgun sequence includes the following:
- the LOC110603645 gene encoding tRNA wybutosine-synthesizing protein 2/3/4 isoform X1, with protein MEFEKRKAAMLSSLGSSETDKSPKGTLDAPIIPLLNSLNSHPSYFTTSSCSGRISILAQPKSTNLTPTPPSKKKARGGSWLFITHDPANPDSVLSLLFPTHSPTQSSELVFRFEPLIVAVECRDIEAAQFLVSLAISSGFRESGITSANKKRVIVGIRCSIRMEVPLGDTDKLLVSPEYVRFLVEIANEKMEVNRKRTQSFLRALTENGFVGSNVSENGFHRFDDVQDGDADSDKLESANEDAHIVFESLAGQVGVSGCCLSIVQMVIVGEPLERLFLWGHSACTLDGKKSKDILLFGGFGGMGRHARRNDTLLLDPLNGMLKAINAVGAPSPRLSHTASLVGDFLFVIGGRSDPLNILGDVWILNTASNEWRLSECTGSVFLPRHRHAAAVVGSNIYVFGGLNNDTIFSSMHVLNTGNLQWEEVLVGGEQPCARHSHSMVAYGSKLFMFGGYNGEKALGDLYSFDVQTHIWKKEKTSGGSPHARFSHSMFVYNNFIGIIGGCPIREHSKELALLDLRIHEWRHVTLDNIGKELLVRSTTNIVGDDLVVIGGGAACYAFGTKFSEPLKMSLLPLASLEDKIVSLDIGEKHVTDVYDGARGEKNVNIQGPQVGNAEISTYSCRFDFGAKQCPLVSSFWVLKLEKKYAKLGKDMLKKFGWLDLARKVRSEKDELHICFPITEKFYAMFSKIQHQYGGVVEGQNNITGDRLLSNEVSCSTTMVLLKEWGATVLADEAVEVRRTAKSPLQIMKESVASFIKCKGISSELLGKLPTRWERLGDIVVLPVSSFKDPTWDLIGEELWPIIARSLNSQRLARKGRVAPTGTRDSTLEILVGDNGWVDHRENGITYSFDATKCMFSWGNLSEKLRMAHLNCQDEVIVDLFAGIGYFVLPFLVRAGAKLVYACEWNPHAVEALKRNLEANFVSGRCIVLEGDNRIIAPKGVANRVCLGLLPSSEGSWVTAVRALRMEGGMLHVHGNVKDSEESSWTEHVLRSIDEIARSEGLCWEVSIEHVERVKWYAPHIRHLVADVRCRQIQR; from the exons ATGGAGTTCGAGAAGAGAAAAGCAGCGATGCTTTCGTCACTGGGTTCATCCGAAACTGATAAATCGCCTAAAGGGACCTTAGACGCACCCATAATCCCACTTCTCAACTCTCTCAATTCCCACCCTTCTTATTTCACCACCAGCTCTTGCTCCGGCCGCATCTCCATCCTCGCCCAACCCAAATCCACCAACCTTACACCCACCCCTCCCAGTAAGAAGAAGGCACGTGGAGGCTCTTGGCTCTTCATCACCCATGACCCCGCAAATCCCGATTCGGTCCTCTCCCTCCTCTTCCCCACCCACTCACCAACTCAATCATCCGAGCTGGTTTTCCGGTTTGAGCCTTTGATTGTTGCTGTTGAGTGTAGAGATATTGAAGCTGCTCAGTTTTTAGTTTCTTTGGCGATATCTTCCGGGTTCAGGGAATCTGGGATTACTAGTGCTAATAAGAAGAGAGTGATTGTAGGTATCCGGTGTTCAATAAGAATGGAGGTGCCACTGGGTGACACTGATAAGCTTCTGGTATCGCCCGAATATGTGAGGTTTCTCGTGGAGATAGCTAATGAGAAAATGGAAGTTAACCGAAAGAGAACCCAGAGTTTTCTGAGAGCTTTGACGGAAAATGGATTCGTGGGTTCCAATGTTTCGGAGAATGGTTTTCATAGGTTCGATGATGTACAAGATGGGGATGCCGATAGTGATAAATTGGAGAGTGCAAATGAGGATGCCCATATAG TCTTTGAATCATTGGCAGGACAGGTAGGAGTTTCTGGTTGCTGTTTATCTATTGTTCAAATGGTAATTGTTGGTGAACCTTTGGAGAGACTTTTCCTGTGGGGTCACTCTGCTTGTACATTGGATGGCAAAAAGAGCAAGGATATTCTTTTATTTGGTGGTTTTGGAGGCATGGGAAGGCATGCACGAAGAAATGATACTTTGCTGCTTGATCCATTAAATGGAATGTTGAAGGCAATTAATGCTGTGGGTGCTCCATCTCCACGATTGAGTCACACAGCTTCTTTGGTTGGTGACTTTTTATTTGTCATTGGAGGCAGGTCTGATCCCTTGAACATTTTGGGTGATGTATGGATTCTTAATACTGCTAGTAATGAATGGAGGTTATCTGAATGTACTGGCAGTGTTTTCCTTCCTAG GCACAGGCATGCAGCGGCAGTTGTTGGCTCTAACATATATGTATTCGGTGGACTTAACAATGATACAATATTTTCATCCATGCATGTCCTGAACACTGGAAATTTGCAGTGGGAAGAGGTATTAGTTGGCGGGGAACAGCCATGTGCCCGTCATTCTCACTCAATGGTGGCATATGGTTCTAAGTTATTCATGTTTGGAGGGTACAATGGAGAAAAAGCTCTGGGAGATTTATATAGTTTTGATGTTCAAACACATATCTGGAAGAAGGAAAAGACATCTGGAGGAAGCCCACATGCGAGATTTTCCCATTCAATGTTTgtttacaataattttattgGAATTATTGGCGGTTGTCCTATTAGAGAACATTCCAAAGAGTTGGCATTACTAGATCTACGAATTCATGAGTGGAGGCATGTGACTCTTGATAATATTGGCAAAGAATTGCTTGTGCGCAGTACAACCAATATTGTGGGTGATGATCTCGTGGTCATTGGCGGTGGGGCAGCCTGCTATGCATTTGGAACAAAGTTCAGTGAACCATTAAAAATGAGCTTGCTTCCATTGGCATCTTTGGAAGACAAAATTGTATCTCTAGATATTGGAGAAAAACATGTTACTGACGTATATGATGGGGCAAGAGGAGAGAAAAATGTCAATATTCAAGGCCCTCAAGTTGGAAATGCAGAAATTTCGACATATAGTTGTAGGTTTGACTTTGGGGCTAAACAATGTCCACTGGTTTCTTCATTTTGGGTGCTAAAACTTGAAAAGAAATATGCAAAATTGGGGAAAGACATGTTGAAGAAATTTGGATGGTTAGATCTTGCAAGGAAGGTTCGTTCAGAGAAAGATGAATTGCACATTTGTTTCCCTATCACTGAAAAATTCTATGCCATGTTTTCTAAAATTCAGCACCAATATGGAGGTGTAGTTGAAGGGCAAAATAATATTACAGGGGACAGGCTTTTATCAAATGAGGTTTCTTGCTCAACAACCATGGTTCTCCTTAAGGAATGGGGTGCTACTGTGTTGGCAGATGAGGCTGTTGAAGTCAGAAGAACCGCCAAATCTCCCTTGCAAATAATGAAAGAATCTGTAGCTTCTTTCATCAAATGTAAAGGCATATCATCAGAGCTGTTAGGGAAGTTACCCACTAG ATGGGAGCGACTGGGGGATATTGTTGTGCTTCCAGTATCATCTTTCAAGGACCCGACATGGGACTTAATTGGAGAGGAGCTCTGGCCTATTATTGCCAGATCACTTAACTCTCAGCGTTTGGCTCGCAAA GGCCGAGTTGCACCAACTGGGACAAGGGACAGTACTTTGGAGATTCTGGTGGGAGATAATGGCTGGGTTGATCACCGGGAGAATGGAATTACCTATTCTTTTGATGCTACCAAGTGTATGTTTTCCTGGGGCAATCTCTCTGAGAAGCTTCGAATGGCACATTTGAACTGTCAAGATGAGGTTATAGTGGATTTATTTGCTGGAATTGGATACTTTGTGTTGCCATTCCTTGTTAG AGCTGGAGCAAAGCTGGTTTATGCTTGTGAATGGAATCCCCATGCTGTTGAGGCGCTTAAACGCAATCTTGAAGCAAATTTTGTCTCAGGTCGATGTATTGTGCTTGAAGGAGATAACCGCATAATAGCCCCTAAA GGAGTTGCTAATCGAGTTTGTCTTGGTCTTCTTCCATCAAGTGAGGGCAGTTGGGTAACTGCTGTTAGAGCATTGAG GATGGAGGGTGGGATGCTGCATGTCCATGGAAATGTGAAGGACTCAGAGGAGAGCTCATGGACTGAACATGTTTTGAGATCAATAGATGAAATTGCTAGATCTGAAG GCCTGTGCTGGGAGGTATCAATAGAGCATGTGGAAAGGGTAAAATGGTATGCCCCACACATACGCCACCTTGTTGCAGATGTGAGGTGCAGACAAATTCAAAGATAG
- the LOC110603645 gene encoding tRNA wybutosine-synthesizing protein 2/3/4 isoform X2 codes for MEFEKRKAAMLSSLGSSETDKSPKGTLDAPIIPLLNSLNSHPSYFTTSSCSGRISILAQPKSTNLTPTPPSKKKARGGSWLFITHDPANPDSVLSLLFPTHSPTQSSELVFRFEPLIVAVECRDIEAAQFLVSLAISSGFRESGITSANKKRVIVGIRCSIRMEVPLGDTDKLLVSPEYVRFLVEIANEKMEVNRKRTQSFLRALTENGFVGSNVSENGFHRFDDVQDGDADSDKLESANEDAHIGQVGVSGCCLSIVQMVIVGEPLERLFLWGHSACTLDGKKSKDILLFGGFGGMGRHARRNDTLLLDPLNGMLKAINAVGAPSPRLSHTASLVGDFLFVIGGRSDPLNILGDVWILNTASNEWRLSECTGSVFLPRHRHAAAVVGSNIYVFGGLNNDTIFSSMHVLNTGNLQWEEVLVGGEQPCARHSHSMVAYGSKLFMFGGYNGEKALGDLYSFDVQTHIWKKEKTSGGSPHARFSHSMFVYNNFIGIIGGCPIREHSKELALLDLRIHEWRHVTLDNIGKELLVRSTTNIVGDDLVVIGGGAACYAFGTKFSEPLKMSLLPLASLEDKIVSLDIGEKHVTDVYDGARGEKNVNIQGPQVGNAEISTYSCRFDFGAKQCPLVSSFWVLKLEKKYAKLGKDMLKKFGWLDLARKVRSEKDELHICFPITEKFYAMFSKIQHQYGGVVEGQNNITGDRLLSNEVSCSTTMVLLKEWGATVLADEAVEVRRTAKSPLQIMKESVASFIKCKGISSELLGKLPTRWERLGDIVVLPVSSFKDPTWDLIGEELWPIIARSLNSQRLARKGRVAPTGTRDSTLEILVGDNGWVDHRENGITYSFDATKCMFSWGNLSEKLRMAHLNCQDEVIVDLFAGIGYFVLPFLVRAGAKLVYACEWNPHAVEALKRNLEANFVSGRCIVLEGDNRIIAPKGVANRVCLGLLPSSEGSWVTAVRALRMEGGMLHVHGNVKDSEESSWTEHVLRSIDEIARSEGLCWEVSIEHVERVKWYAPHIRHLVADVRCRQIQR; via the exons ATGGAGTTCGAGAAGAGAAAAGCAGCGATGCTTTCGTCACTGGGTTCATCCGAAACTGATAAATCGCCTAAAGGGACCTTAGACGCACCCATAATCCCACTTCTCAACTCTCTCAATTCCCACCCTTCTTATTTCACCACCAGCTCTTGCTCCGGCCGCATCTCCATCCTCGCCCAACCCAAATCCACCAACCTTACACCCACCCCTCCCAGTAAGAAGAAGGCACGTGGAGGCTCTTGGCTCTTCATCACCCATGACCCCGCAAATCCCGATTCGGTCCTCTCCCTCCTCTTCCCCACCCACTCACCAACTCAATCATCCGAGCTGGTTTTCCGGTTTGAGCCTTTGATTGTTGCTGTTGAGTGTAGAGATATTGAAGCTGCTCAGTTTTTAGTTTCTTTGGCGATATCTTCCGGGTTCAGGGAATCTGGGATTACTAGTGCTAATAAGAAGAGAGTGATTGTAGGTATCCGGTGTTCAATAAGAATGGAGGTGCCACTGGGTGACACTGATAAGCTTCTGGTATCGCCCGAATATGTGAGGTTTCTCGTGGAGATAGCTAATGAGAAAATGGAAGTTAACCGAAAGAGAACCCAGAGTTTTCTGAGAGCTTTGACGGAAAATGGATTCGTGGGTTCCAATGTTTCGGAGAATGGTTTTCATAGGTTCGATGATGTACAAGATGGGGATGCCGATAGTGATAAATTGGAGAGTGCAAATGAGGATGCCCATATAG GACAGGTAGGAGTTTCTGGTTGCTGTTTATCTATTGTTCAAATGGTAATTGTTGGTGAACCTTTGGAGAGACTTTTCCTGTGGGGTCACTCTGCTTGTACATTGGATGGCAAAAAGAGCAAGGATATTCTTTTATTTGGTGGTTTTGGAGGCATGGGAAGGCATGCACGAAGAAATGATACTTTGCTGCTTGATCCATTAAATGGAATGTTGAAGGCAATTAATGCTGTGGGTGCTCCATCTCCACGATTGAGTCACACAGCTTCTTTGGTTGGTGACTTTTTATTTGTCATTGGAGGCAGGTCTGATCCCTTGAACATTTTGGGTGATGTATGGATTCTTAATACTGCTAGTAATGAATGGAGGTTATCTGAATGTACTGGCAGTGTTTTCCTTCCTAG GCACAGGCATGCAGCGGCAGTTGTTGGCTCTAACATATATGTATTCGGTGGACTTAACAATGATACAATATTTTCATCCATGCATGTCCTGAACACTGGAAATTTGCAGTGGGAAGAGGTATTAGTTGGCGGGGAACAGCCATGTGCCCGTCATTCTCACTCAATGGTGGCATATGGTTCTAAGTTATTCATGTTTGGAGGGTACAATGGAGAAAAAGCTCTGGGAGATTTATATAGTTTTGATGTTCAAACACATATCTGGAAGAAGGAAAAGACATCTGGAGGAAGCCCACATGCGAGATTTTCCCATTCAATGTTTgtttacaataattttattgGAATTATTGGCGGTTGTCCTATTAGAGAACATTCCAAAGAGTTGGCATTACTAGATCTACGAATTCATGAGTGGAGGCATGTGACTCTTGATAATATTGGCAAAGAATTGCTTGTGCGCAGTACAACCAATATTGTGGGTGATGATCTCGTGGTCATTGGCGGTGGGGCAGCCTGCTATGCATTTGGAACAAAGTTCAGTGAACCATTAAAAATGAGCTTGCTTCCATTGGCATCTTTGGAAGACAAAATTGTATCTCTAGATATTGGAGAAAAACATGTTACTGACGTATATGATGGGGCAAGAGGAGAGAAAAATGTCAATATTCAAGGCCCTCAAGTTGGAAATGCAGAAATTTCGACATATAGTTGTAGGTTTGACTTTGGGGCTAAACAATGTCCACTGGTTTCTTCATTTTGGGTGCTAAAACTTGAAAAGAAATATGCAAAATTGGGGAAAGACATGTTGAAGAAATTTGGATGGTTAGATCTTGCAAGGAAGGTTCGTTCAGAGAAAGATGAATTGCACATTTGTTTCCCTATCACTGAAAAATTCTATGCCATGTTTTCTAAAATTCAGCACCAATATGGAGGTGTAGTTGAAGGGCAAAATAATATTACAGGGGACAGGCTTTTATCAAATGAGGTTTCTTGCTCAACAACCATGGTTCTCCTTAAGGAATGGGGTGCTACTGTGTTGGCAGATGAGGCTGTTGAAGTCAGAAGAACCGCCAAATCTCCCTTGCAAATAATGAAAGAATCTGTAGCTTCTTTCATCAAATGTAAAGGCATATCATCAGAGCTGTTAGGGAAGTTACCCACTAG ATGGGAGCGACTGGGGGATATTGTTGTGCTTCCAGTATCATCTTTCAAGGACCCGACATGGGACTTAATTGGAGAGGAGCTCTGGCCTATTATTGCCAGATCACTTAACTCTCAGCGTTTGGCTCGCAAA GGCCGAGTTGCACCAACTGGGACAAGGGACAGTACTTTGGAGATTCTGGTGGGAGATAATGGCTGGGTTGATCACCGGGAGAATGGAATTACCTATTCTTTTGATGCTACCAAGTGTATGTTTTCCTGGGGCAATCTCTCTGAGAAGCTTCGAATGGCACATTTGAACTGTCAAGATGAGGTTATAGTGGATTTATTTGCTGGAATTGGATACTTTGTGTTGCCATTCCTTGTTAG AGCTGGAGCAAAGCTGGTTTATGCTTGTGAATGGAATCCCCATGCTGTTGAGGCGCTTAAACGCAATCTTGAAGCAAATTTTGTCTCAGGTCGATGTATTGTGCTTGAAGGAGATAACCGCATAATAGCCCCTAAA GGAGTTGCTAATCGAGTTTGTCTTGGTCTTCTTCCATCAAGTGAGGGCAGTTGGGTAACTGCTGTTAGAGCATTGAG GATGGAGGGTGGGATGCTGCATGTCCATGGAAATGTGAAGGACTCAGAGGAGAGCTCATGGACTGAACATGTTTTGAGATCAATAGATGAAATTGCTAGATCTGAAG GCCTGTGCTGGGAGGTATCAATAGAGCATGTGGAAAGGGTAAAATGGTATGCCCCACACATACGCCACCTTGTTGCAGATGTGAGGTGCAGACAAATTCAAAGATAG
- the LOC110603948 gene encoding ATP synthase gamma chain, chloroplastic yields MSCSNLTMWMSSKPSLSDTSSLSFCSSLNPFQLPTHTSSSSNTPRSSSVTPIHCGLRELRSRIDSVKNTQKITEAMKLVAAAKVRRAQEAVVNGRPFSETLVEVLYNINEQLQTEDIDAPLTKIRPVKKVALVVCTGDRGLCGGFNNNIIKKAEARIAELKGLGLDYTVISVGKKGNSYFVRRPYIPVDRFLEGTTLPTAKEAQAIADDVFSLFVSEEVDKVELLYTKFVSLVKSDPVIHTLLPLSPKGEICDINGNCVDAAEDEFFRLTTREGKLTVERDVVRTQTADFSAILQFEQDPVQILDALLPLYLNSQILKALQESLASELAARMSAMSNATDNAVELKKNLSIVYNRQRQAKITGEILEIVAGADALV; encoded by the coding sequence ATGTCTTGCTCGAATCTGACAATGTGGATGTCCTCAAAACCATCTCTTTCCGACACCTCTTCACTATCTTTTTGCTCTTCTCTCAACCCTTTTCAGCTTCCTACTCACACTTCATCCAGCAGCAACACCCCAAGATCCTCTTCTGTAACCCCAATTCACTGTGGTCTCCGTGAGCTTCGAAGTCGTATAGATTCAGTGAAGAATACACAGAAGATCACCGAAGCCATGAAGCTTGTCGCTGCTGCAAAGGTGAGGAGAGCACAAGAAGCTGTTGTTAATGGTAGGCCTTTCTCTGAAACTCTTGTAGAAGTTCTTTACAACATTAATGAACAGCTCCAAACTGAGGACATAGATGCGCCTCTCACCAAAATTAGGCCAGTCAAGAAAGTCGCTCTAGTTGTTTGTACTGGTGATAGAGGTCTTTGTGGAGGTTTCAACaacaatattataaaaaaagcaGAAGCTAGAATTGCAGAATTGAAGGGGCTTGGACTTGATTACACAGTCATTAGcgttggaaagaagggtaactCTTATTTTGTAAGGCGGCCTTATATTCCAGTTGATAGGTTCCTTGAGGGAACCACTCTGCCTACAGCTAAAGAGGCTCAAGCAATAGCAGATGATGTATTTTCACTCTTTGTTAGTGAAGAAGTTGACAAGGTGGAGCTTTTATACACGAAATTTGTGTCACTGGTTAAGTCTGATCCCGTTATACATACCTTGCTTCCACTTTCACCAAAGGGAGAGATTTGTGACATTAATGGGAACTGTGTTGATGCTGCCGAAGATGAATTCTTCAGGTTGACAACAAGAGAAGGGAAATTAACTGTAGAGAGAGATGTTGTTAGGACTCAAACGGCAGATTTCTCTGCAATTTTGCAGTTTGAGCAGGACCCAGTTCAGATTCTTGATGCCTTATTACCTCTATATTTGAATAGTCAGATTTTGAAGGCATTGCAGGAATCACTAGCCAGTGAGCTTGCAGCTAGGATGAGTGCTATGAGCAATGCAACTGATAATGCAGTCGAATTGAAGAAGAACCTTTCCATTGTTTACAACAGGCAGCGCCAGGCAAAAATTACTGGAGAGATATTGGAGATTGTTGCAGGTGCTGATGCATTAGTCTAG
- the LOC110603952 gene encoding peroxidase 42: protein MVTKALFFFALLSFSAVSLRTAFAEDEKDPGLVVNFYKDTCPQAEDIIREQVKLLYKRHKNTAFSWLRNIFHDCGVQSCDASLLLDSTRRTLSEKETDRSFGLRNFRYLETIKEALERECPGVVSCADILVLSARDGIVALGGPHIPLKTGRRDGRKSRAEVVEQYLPDHNESISVVLERFAAMGIDTPGVVALLGSHSVGRTHCVKLVHRLYPEVDPELNPNHVEHMLYKCPDAIPDPKAVQYVRNDRGTPMILDNNYYRNILDNKGLLIVDHQLATDKRTKPYVKKMAKSQDYFFKEFAKAITILSENNPLTGTKGEIRKQCNVANKLH, encoded by the exons ATGGTTACCAAAGCTCTCTTCTTCTTTGCTTTATTATCTTTTTCAGCTGTTTCTCTCAGGACAGCTTTTGCAGAAGATGAGAAAGATCCAGGTCTTGTTGTGAACTTCTACAAGGACACGTGCCCTCAAGCTGAAGACATTATCAGAGAACAAGTTAAGCTTCTGTACAAGAGACACAAGAACACTGCATTTTCATGGCTAAGAAACATCTTCCATGACTGCGGTGTTCAG TCATGCGATGCTTCCTTGCTGCTGGATTCAACCAGGAGGACCTTGTCTGAAAAGGAAACAGACAGGAGCTTTGGCCTGAGGAACTTCAGGTACCTTGAAACGATCAAAGAAGCTCTAGAAAGGGAGTGTCCTGGAGTTGTTTCCTGTGCAGACATCCTTGTACTATCTGCTAGAGATGGCATTGTTGCG CTAGGAGGACCTCACATTCCTCTAAAAACTGGAAGAAGAGATGGAAGAAAAAGCAGAGCAGAAGTGGTCGAGCAATATCTGCCAGATCATAACGAGAGCATCTCTGTTGTTCTTGAGAGATTTGCTGCAATGGGTATCGACACCCCTGGAGTTGTCGCCTTGCTAG GATCTCACAGTGTGGGTCGAACACACTGTGTGAAGCTGGTGCATCGTCTCTACCCAGAAGTTGATCCAGAGCTAAACCCTAACCATGTTGAGCACATGCTCTACAAGTGCCCTGACGCAATCCCAGACCCTAAGGCCGTGCAATACGTCAGAAATGACCGTGGAACACCCATGATACTAGACAACAACTACTACAGAAACATATTGGACAACAAGGGCTTGTTGATTGTGGATCATCAACTAGCCACAGACAAGAGAACAAAGCCTTATGTGAAGAAAATGGCTAAGAGCCAAGATTACTTCTTTAAGGAATTTGCTAAGGCTATTACCATTCTGTCTGAAAATAACCCACTCACTGGTACCAAAGGTGAGATCAGGAAGCAGTGCAATGTTGCTAACAAGCTTCACTAG
- the LOC110604105 gene encoding MYB-like transcription factor ETC1, which translates to MSMADSVDYTSNETTSTQDSKEGVKSQDSRPEFSEDEESLIARMFSLVGERWSLIAGRIPGRTAEEIEKYWTSKYSSSSER; encoded by the exons ATGTCTATGGCTGACTCAGTAGATTACACCTCAAATGAAACTACTAGTACTCAGGATTCTAAAG AAGGTGTAAAAAGTCAAGATTCTAGGCCTGAGTTCTCTGAAGATGAGGAGAGTCTCATTGCTAGAATGTTCAGTTTGGTTGGAGAAAG GTGGTCACTAATTGCTGGGAGAATACCAGGAAGAACAGCAGAAGAGATAGAAAAGTACTGGACTTCAAAATACAGTTCATCAAGTGAAAGATGA